In a genomic window of Clavelina lepadiformis chromosome 7, kaClaLepa1.1, whole genome shotgun sequence:
- the LOC143464438 gene encoding E3 ubiquitin-protein ligase XIAP-like isoform X1 — MSVSEERVFYPEDVHAGQWDIHRISEEIFQFRSNILKNLDIWLTELCEIFANHLFSTEDTKQSLSTFQHEIKSQCKTSYFEADSFCESHVLTLVKNTVYLVFHVSMADFTHILNDPDFHNIKLLTTLSFFLNYNNIRYRNLLGSEKDNIWFATKTDVVKQVIKRLAKNTSNDIEYAYLLPCALELDDFHLQKGVQKHLIKCWSDFSSVCNKIMQTYKFVSSVVQEDSVILADGRVYDRARDPPGQRSVYIPPGDPVKESYRLSTFIKFPQETPVNPSNLAKVGFYYTGYKDRVKCFSCGLCVEDWTLGDDVKSSRWHWNDCQMMRLEECGNVPIGGIFARFVSQGGQMRDNLATESRQASGESKSNVSESHANLPVVSTVKPAGEVINQTGSRRHESAQTARPVRQPPPSTNYQRVELATIPSVHHEQLVRSLDLRREADRMRSFSNWALETRTVYPSDLARSGFFYLGNLDRVQCFSCGGVLRNWNYGDNVHAEHRRHFPNCRMVQGTDGRNVSIPPGDRLAPSTRPAVFREPPDLSETERVCFSSFVWIYMLSKRRELQNNFPCLYPVSPHMRNEDSRFETFDHRWPQSRVRATPRQIAKAGFFFLGERDRVKCWYCNGGLQNWDPGDEPWSEHAKWFPTCEFLLQRKGPDFVHRMVSLFPNLPRPVLRGPFDVPPSGSRGRGQRQPSPPPPIIDPQVEMQRVRSQLSDAMESSIVRNAVEMGFDGQVIRRLIKRRFENRNEMYRSVESLIEDLTHSPPSDHSDTDENCSDTERTPSVPTNIKRPGGAETRDHTSQTTGEPVSVVTAGQQDTAQATEEPMDAEISMPEDVTPSMEARIRELQEERKCKICLDRIADVVFVPCGHLCSCTECAQALRKCPICRMKIEKSIRTYMS; from the exons ATGTCAGTTAGTGAAGAAAGAGTATTTTATCCTGAGGATGTTCATGCCGGACAGTGGGATATTCATAGGATTTCTGAAGAAATCTTCCAATTCAgatcaaacattttgaaaaatttggatATCTGGTTAACGGaactttgtgaaatttttgcaaatcatttattttcaaCTGAAGATACCAAACAGAGTTTGTCTACCTTTcaacatgaaataaaatcCCAATGCAAGACCAGTTATTTTGAAGCTGACAGTTTTTGTGAAAGCCATGTACTAACTCTTGTCAAAAATACAGTTTATCTTGTATTTCATGTATCTATGGCGGATTTCACACACATTTTAAATGATCCAGACTTTCATAACATTAAGCTGCTGACAACATTAAGCTTTTTCCTAAATTACAACAACATTCGGTATCGGAATCTGCTAGGTTCTGAAAAGGATAATATATGGTTTGCTACAAAAACTGATGTTGTTAAGCAAGTTATCAAGCGATTAGCAAAGA ATACCTCAAATGACATTGAGTATGCTTATTTGTTGCCTTGTGCTCTTGAACTGGATGATTTTCATCTGCAGAAAGGTGTTCAAAAACATCTTATCAAATGCTGGTCTGATTTTTCCAGTGTTTGTAACAAGATAATGCAAACTTACaaatttgtttcttctgttgTTCAG GAAGATTCGGTGATCTTAGCTGACGGGAGAGTCTATGACAG GGCACGTGATCCACCAGGACAGCGCAGTGTTTACATTCCACCCGGGGATCCAGTGAAAGAATCATACAGATTAAGCACATTCATCAAGTTCCCTCAAGAAACTCCTGTTAACCCCAGCAATCTTGCTAAAGTTGGCTTTTATTACACTGGTTACAAGGATAGAGTGAAATGCTTTAGTTGTGGTTTGTGTGTGGAAGACTGGACACTTGGAGATGATGTAAAGTCATCAAGATGGCATTGGAATGATTGCCAGATGATGAGATTGGAAGAATGTGGAAATGTTCCCATTG GAGGCATATTTGCTCGATTTGTAAGTCAGGGTGGACAGATGAGAGATAATCTGGCTACTGAAAGCAGACAA GCTTCAGGTGAATCAAAAAGCAATGTGTCAGAATCTCATGCCAATCTGCCAGTTGTATCAACAGTAAAACCAGCTGGAGAAGTTATTAATCAAACAG GTTCAAGAAGGCATGAATCTGCTCAAACAGCGCGGCCAGTACGTCAACCACCACCGAGCACTAATTATCAA aGAGTGGAACTTGCTACAATTCCATCAGTTCATCACGAGCAGTTGGTAAGAAGTTTGGACCTTAGAAGGGAAGCAGACAGAAT GAGATCATTCTCTAATTGGGCCTTGGAAACAAGAACAGTCTATCCAAGTGATTTGGCTCGATCAGGGTTTTTCTATCTTGGCAACTTGGACAGAGTTCAGTGTTTTTCCTGTGGTGGTGTCCTAAGAAATTGGAATTATGGAGACAATGTTCATGCTGAACACAGAAGGCACTTTCCTAATTGCAG aatGGTTCAGGGGACAGATGGTAGAAACGTCTCAATCCCACCTGGGGATAGGTTAGCACCTTCCACTCGACCAGCTGTGTTTCGTGAACCTCCTGATCTTTCAGAAACTGAACGGGTTTGCTTTAGCTCATTTGTCTGGATTTATATGCTTAGCAAAAGG AGAGagttgcaaaacaattttccaTGTCTTTATCCTGTCAGTCCACACATGAGGAATGAAGATTCTAgatttgaaacatttgatCACCGATGGCCGCAAAGTCGAGTGAGAGCAACACCAAGACAAATAGCTAAGGCAGGATTTTTCTTTCTTGGAGAACGAGACAGAGTGAAATGCTGGTATTGCAATGGAGGTCTACAAAACTGGGACCCAGGTGATGAGCCATGGTCTGAACATGCCAAGTGGTTTCCAAC ATGCGAGTTTTTGCTACAACGTAAAGGACCAGATTTTGTGCATCGAATGGTGTCCTTGTTTCCAAACCTTCCACGACCTGTTTTACGTGGACCATTTGATGTACCACCATCTGGCAGCAGAGGTCGTGGTCAGCGACAACCTTCACCACCACCACCTATAATTGATCCACAA GTGGAAATGCAGCGTGTACGAAGTCAGCTCAGTGATGCAATGGAATCCAGCATAGTTAGAAATGCGGTGGAAATGGGATTTGATGGCCAAGTGATTCGTCGACTCATTAAGAG GCGATTTGAAAATAGAAACGAGATGTATCGTTCGGTGGAAAGTCTGATTGAAGATCTCACCCACTCTCCACCATCTGATCATTCTGACACTGATGAAAATTGCAGCGACACTGAAAGAACGCCTTCTGTGCCAACCAATATCAAGAGACCAG GTGGAGCAGAAACAAGGGATCATACTAGTCAAACTACTGGGGAACCTGTGTCTGTTGTTACAGCTG GCCAGCAAGACACTGCTCAGGCAACTGAAGAACCAATGGATGCTGAAATATCAATGCCAGAAG ACGTCACTCCATCAATGGAAGCTCGTATTCGAGAATTGcaagaagaaagaaaatgcaaaatttgtttggaTCGAATTGCTGATGTGGTTTTTGTTCCATGCGGTCATCTTTGTAGCTGCACTGAATGTGCACAAGCTCTCAGAAAGTGCCCAATATGCAGAATGAAGATTGAAAAATCTATTCGGACTTACATGTCATAA
- the LOC143464438 gene encoding baculoviral IAP repeat-containing protein 2-like isoform X3, whose product MSVSEERVFYPEDVHAGQWDIHRISEEIFQFRSNILKNLDIWLTELCEIFANHLFSTEDTKQSLSTFQHEIKSQCKTSYFEADSFCESHVLTLVKNTVYLVFHVSMADFTHILNDPDFHNIKLLTTLSFFLNYNNIRYRNLLGSEKDNIWFATKTDVVKQVIKRLAKNTSNDIEYAYLLPCALELDDFHLQKGVQKHLIKCWSDFSSVCNKIMQTYKFVSSVVQEDSVILADGRVYDRARDPPGQRSVYIPPGDPVKESYRLSTFIKFPQETPVNPSNLAKVGFYYTGYKDRVKCFSCGLCVEDWTLGDDVKSSRWHWNDCQMMRLEECGNVPIGGIFARFVSQGGQMRDNLATESRQASGESKSNVSESHANLPVVSTVKPAGEVINQTGSRRHESAQTARPVRQPPPSTNYQRVELATIPSVHHEQLVRSLDLRREADRMRSFSNWALETRTVYPSDLARSGFFYLGNLDRVQCFSCGGVLRNWNYGDNVHAEHRRHFPNCRMVQGTDGRNVSIPPGDRLAPSTRPAVFREPPDLSETERVCFSSFVWIYMLSKRRELQNNFPCLYPVSPHMRNEDSRFETFDHRWPQSRVRATPRQIAKAGFFFLGERDRVKCWYCNGGLQNWDPGDEPWSEHAKWFPTCEFLLQRKGPDFVHRMVSLFPNLPRPVLRGPFDVPPSGSRGRGQRQPSPPPPIIDPQVEMQRVRSQLSDAMESSIVRNAVEMGFDGQVIRRLIKRRFENRNEMYRSVESLIEDLTHSPPSDHSDTDENCSDTERTPSVPTNIKRPGGAETRDHTSQTTGEPVSVVTAGMLANENQYT is encoded by the exons ATGTCAGTTAGTGAAGAAAGAGTATTTTATCCTGAGGATGTTCATGCCGGACAGTGGGATATTCATAGGATTTCTGAAGAAATCTTCCAATTCAgatcaaacattttgaaaaatttggatATCTGGTTAACGGaactttgtgaaatttttgcaaatcatttattttcaaCTGAAGATACCAAACAGAGTTTGTCTACCTTTcaacatgaaataaaatcCCAATGCAAGACCAGTTATTTTGAAGCTGACAGTTTTTGTGAAAGCCATGTACTAACTCTTGTCAAAAATACAGTTTATCTTGTATTTCATGTATCTATGGCGGATTTCACACACATTTTAAATGATCCAGACTTTCATAACATTAAGCTGCTGACAACATTAAGCTTTTTCCTAAATTACAACAACATTCGGTATCGGAATCTGCTAGGTTCTGAAAAGGATAATATATGGTTTGCTACAAAAACTGATGTTGTTAAGCAAGTTATCAAGCGATTAGCAAAGA ATACCTCAAATGACATTGAGTATGCTTATTTGTTGCCTTGTGCTCTTGAACTGGATGATTTTCATCTGCAGAAAGGTGTTCAAAAACATCTTATCAAATGCTGGTCTGATTTTTCCAGTGTTTGTAACAAGATAATGCAAACTTACaaatttgtttcttctgttgTTCAG GAAGATTCGGTGATCTTAGCTGACGGGAGAGTCTATGACAG GGCACGTGATCCACCAGGACAGCGCAGTGTTTACATTCCACCCGGGGATCCAGTGAAAGAATCATACAGATTAAGCACATTCATCAAGTTCCCTCAAGAAACTCCTGTTAACCCCAGCAATCTTGCTAAAGTTGGCTTTTATTACACTGGTTACAAGGATAGAGTGAAATGCTTTAGTTGTGGTTTGTGTGTGGAAGACTGGACACTTGGAGATGATGTAAAGTCATCAAGATGGCATTGGAATGATTGCCAGATGATGAGATTGGAAGAATGTGGAAATGTTCCCATTG GAGGCATATTTGCTCGATTTGTAAGTCAGGGTGGACAGATGAGAGATAATCTGGCTACTGAAAGCAGACAA GCTTCAGGTGAATCAAAAAGCAATGTGTCAGAATCTCATGCCAATCTGCCAGTTGTATCAACAGTAAAACCAGCTGGAGAAGTTATTAATCAAACAG GTTCAAGAAGGCATGAATCTGCTCAAACAGCGCGGCCAGTACGTCAACCACCACCGAGCACTAATTATCAA aGAGTGGAACTTGCTACAATTCCATCAGTTCATCACGAGCAGTTGGTAAGAAGTTTGGACCTTAGAAGGGAAGCAGACAGAAT GAGATCATTCTCTAATTGGGCCTTGGAAACAAGAACAGTCTATCCAAGTGATTTGGCTCGATCAGGGTTTTTCTATCTTGGCAACTTGGACAGAGTTCAGTGTTTTTCCTGTGGTGGTGTCCTAAGAAATTGGAATTATGGAGACAATGTTCATGCTGAACACAGAAGGCACTTTCCTAATTGCAG aatGGTTCAGGGGACAGATGGTAGAAACGTCTCAATCCCACCTGGGGATAGGTTAGCACCTTCCACTCGACCAGCTGTGTTTCGTGAACCTCCTGATCTTTCAGAAACTGAACGGGTTTGCTTTAGCTCATTTGTCTGGATTTATATGCTTAGCAAAAGG AGAGagttgcaaaacaattttccaTGTCTTTATCCTGTCAGTCCACACATGAGGAATGAAGATTCTAgatttgaaacatttgatCACCGATGGCCGCAAAGTCGAGTGAGAGCAACACCAAGACAAATAGCTAAGGCAGGATTTTTCTTTCTTGGAGAACGAGACAGAGTGAAATGCTGGTATTGCAATGGAGGTCTACAAAACTGGGACCCAGGTGATGAGCCATGGTCTGAACATGCCAAGTGGTTTCCAAC ATGCGAGTTTTTGCTACAACGTAAAGGACCAGATTTTGTGCATCGAATGGTGTCCTTGTTTCCAAACCTTCCACGACCTGTTTTACGTGGACCATTTGATGTACCACCATCTGGCAGCAGAGGTCGTGGTCAGCGACAACCTTCACCACCACCACCTATAATTGATCCACAA GTGGAAATGCAGCGTGTACGAAGTCAGCTCAGTGATGCAATGGAATCCAGCATAGTTAGAAATGCGGTGGAAATGGGATTTGATGGCCAAGTGATTCGTCGACTCATTAAGAG GCGATTTGAAAATAGAAACGAGATGTATCGTTCGGTGGAAAGTCTGATTGAAGATCTCACCCACTCTCCACCATCTGATCATTCTGACACTGATGAAAATTGCAGCGACACTGAAAGAACGCCTTCTGTGCCAACCAATATCAAGAGACCAG GTGGAGCAGAAACAAGGGATCATACTAGTCAAACTACTGGGGAACCTGTGTCTGTTGTTACAGCTG GTATGCTTgcaaacgaaaatcagtacACCTGA
- the LOC143464438 gene encoding E3 ubiquitin-protein ligase XIAP-like isoform X2, whose protein sequence is MSVSEERVFYPEDVHAGQWDIHRISEEIFQFRSNILKNLDIWLTELCEIFANHLFSTEDTKQSLSTFQHEIKSQCKTSYFEADSFCESHVLTLVKNTVYLVFHVSMADFTHILNDPDFHNIKLLTTLSFFLNYNNIRYRNLLGSEKDNIWFATKTDVVKQVIKRLAKNTSNDIEYAYLLPCALELDDFHLQKGVQKHLIKCWSDFSSVCNKIMQTYKFVSSVVQEDSVILADGRVYDRARDPPGQRSVYIPPGDPVKESYRLSTFIKFPQETPVNPSNLAKVGFYYTGYKDRVKCFSCGLCVEDWTLGDDVKSSRWHWNDCQMMRLEECGNVPIGGIFARFVSQGGQMRDNLATESRQASGESKSNVSESHANLPVVSTVKPAGEVINQTGSRRHESAQTARPVRQPPPSTNYQRVELATIPSVHHEQLVRSLDLRREADRMRSFSNWALETRTVYPSDLARSGFFYLGNLDRVQCFSCGGVLRNWNYGDNVHAEHRRHFPNCRMVQGTDGRNVSIPPGDRLAPSTRPAVFREPPDLSETERRELQNNFPCLYPVSPHMRNEDSRFETFDHRWPQSRVRATPRQIAKAGFFFLGERDRVKCWYCNGGLQNWDPGDEPWSEHAKWFPTCEFLLQRKGPDFVHRMVSLFPNLPRPVLRGPFDVPPSGSRGRGQRQPSPPPPIIDPQVEMQRVRSQLSDAMESSIVRNAVEMGFDGQVIRRLIKRRFENRNEMYRSVESLIEDLTHSPPSDHSDTDENCSDTERTPSVPTNIKRPGGAETRDHTSQTTGEPVSVVTAGQQDTAQATEEPMDAEISMPEDVTPSMEARIRELQEERKCKICLDRIADVVFVPCGHLCSCTECAQALRKCPICRMKIEKSIRTYMS, encoded by the exons ATGTCAGTTAGTGAAGAAAGAGTATTTTATCCTGAGGATGTTCATGCCGGACAGTGGGATATTCATAGGATTTCTGAAGAAATCTTCCAATTCAgatcaaacattttgaaaaatttggatATCTGGTTAACGGaactttgtgaaatttttgcaaatcatttattttcaaCTGAAGATACCAAACAGAGTTTGTCTACCTTTcaacatgaaataaaatcCCAATGCAAGACCAGTTATTTTGAAGCTGACAGTTTTTGTGAAAGCCATGTACTAACTCTTGTCAAAAATACAGTTTATCTTGTATTTCATGTATCTATGGCGGATTTCACACACATTTTAAATGATCCAGACTTTCATAACATTAAGCTGCTGACAACATTAAGCTTTTTCCTAAATTACAACAACATTCGGTATCGGAATCTGCTAGGTTCTGAAAAGGATAATATATGGTTTGCTACAAAAACTGATGTTGTTAAGCAAGTTATCAAGCGATTAGCAAAGA ATACCTCAAATGACATTGAGTATGCTTATTTGTTGCCTTGTGCTCTTGAACTGGATGATTTTCATCTGCAGAAAGGTGTTCAAAAACATCTTATCAAATGCTGGTCTGATTTTTCCAGTGTTTGTAACAAGATAATGCAAACTTACaaatttgtttcttctgttgTTCAG GAAGATTCGGTGATCTTAGCTGACGGGAGAGTCTATGACAG GGCACGTGATCCACCAGGACAGCGCAGTGTTTACATTCCACCCGGGGATCCAGTGAAAGAATCATACAGATTAAGCACATTCATCAAGTTCCCTCAAGAAACTCCTGTTAACCCCAGCAATCTTGCTAAAGTTGGCTTTTATTACACTGGTTACAAGGATAGAGTGAAATGCTTTAGTTGTGGTTTGTGTGTGGAAGACTGGACACTTGGAGATGATGTAAAGTCATCAAGATGGCATTGGAATGATTGCCAGATGATGAGATTGGAAGAATGTGGAAATGTTCCCATTG GAGGCATATTTGCTCGATTTGTAAGTCAGGGTGGACAGATGAGAGATAATCTGGCTACTGAAAGCAGACAA GCTTCAGGTGAATCAAAAAGCAATGTGTCAGAATCTCATGCCAATCTGCCAGTTGTATCAACAGTAAAACCAGCTGGAGAAGTTATTAATCAAACAG GTTCAAGAAGGCATGAATCTGCTCAAACAGCGCGGCCAGTACGTCAACCACCACCGAGCACTAATTATCAA aGAGTGGAACTTGCTACAATTCCATCAGTTCATCACGAGCAGTTGGTAAGAAGTTTGGACCTTAGAAGGGAAGCAGACAGAAT GAGATCATTCTCTAATTGGGCCTTGGAAACAAGAACAGTCTATCCAAGTGATTTGGCTCGATCAGGGTTTTTCTATCTTGGCAACTTGGACAGAGTTCAGTGTTTTTCCTGTGGTGGTGTCCTAAGAAATTGGAATTATGGAGACAATGTTCATGCTGAACACAGAAGGCACTTTCCTAATTGCAG aatGGTTCAGGGGACAGATGGTAGAAACGTCTCAATCCCACCTGGGGATAGGTTAGCACCTTCCACTCGACCAGCTGTGTTTCGTGAACCTCCTGATCTTTCAGAAACTGAACGG AGAGagttgcaaaacaattttccaTGTCTTTATCCTGTCAGTCCACACATGAGGAATGAAGATTCTAgatttgaaacatttgatCACCGATGGCCGCAAAGTCGAGTGAGAGCAACACCAAGACAAATAGCTAAGGCAGGATTTTTCTTTCTTGGAGAACGAGACAGAGTGAAATGCTGGTATTGCAATGGAGGTCTACAAAACTGGGACCCAGGTGATGAGCCATGGTCTGAACATGCCAAGTGGTTTCCAAC ATGCGAGTTTTTGCTACAACGTAAAGGACCAGATTTTGTGCATCGAATGGTGTCCTTGTTTCCAAACCTTCCACGACCTGTTTTACGTGGACCATTTGATGTACCACCATCTGGCAGCAGAGGTCGTGGTCAGCGACAACCTTCACCACCACCACCTATAATTGATCCACAA GTGGAAATGCAGCGTGTACGAAGTCAGCTCAGTGATGCAATGGAATCCAGCATAGTTAGAAATGCGGTGGAAATGGGATTTGATGGCCAAGTGATTCGTCGACTCATTAAGAG GCGATTTGAAAATAGAAACGAGATGTATCGTTCGGTGGAAAGTCTGATTGAAGATCTCACCCACTCTCCACCATCTGATCATTCTGACACTGATGAAAATTGCAGCGACACTGAAAGAACGCCTTCTGTGCCAACCAATATCAAGAGACCAG GTGGAGCAGAAACAAGGGATCATACTAGTCAAACTACTGGGGAACCTGTGTCTGTTGTTACAGCTG GCCAGCAAGACACTGCTCAGGCAACTGAAGAACCAATGGATGCTGAAATATCAATGCCAGAAG ACGTCACTCCATCAATGGAAGCTCGTATTCGAGAATTGcaagaagaaagaaaatgcaaaatttgtttggaTCGAATTGCTGATGTGGTTTTTGTTCCATGCGGTCATCTTTGTAGCTGCACTGAATGTGCACAAGCTCTCAGAAAGTGCCCAATATGCAGAATGAAGATTGAAAAATCTATTCGGACTTACATGTCATAA